The following proteins come from a genomic window of Shewanella halifaxensis HAW-EB4:
- the prpF gene encoding 2-methylaconitate cis-trans isomerase PrpF, protein MTTSTESKPSKASAPQIKIAATYMRGGTSKGVFFNLIDLPKEAQQAGAARDALLLRVIGSPDPYGKQTDGMGGATSSTSKTAILAKSNKADHDVDYLFGQVAIDRPFVDWSGNCGNLTAAVGSFAISNGLVDNSRIPDNGISVVRIWQKNIGKTIIAHVPITNGKVQETGDFELDGVTFPAAEVQVEFLDPADGDGAMFPTGNLVDELIVPTDVVPSGVLQATMINAGIPTVFINAAELGYTGAELQEAINGDASVLAMFEVIRAHGAVQMGLINHIDEAANRQHTPKVAIVAAPIDYTSSSGKVIDKNTIDLNVRALSMGKLHHAMMGTAAVAIGTAAAIPGTLVSLAAGEGLSNAVNPGFVTFGHPSGTLKVGAEASQVDGQWQVNKAVMSRSARVLMEGWVRVPADTF, encoded by the coding sequence ATGACCACATCAACTGAATCAAAACCAAGCAAAGCATCTGCACCGCAAATCAAAATCGCTGCTACCTACATGCGTGGCGGCACCAGTAAAGGGGTATTTTTTAACCTAATTGACTTGCCGAAAGAGGCGCAGCAAGCAGGCGCTGCCCGTGATGCGCTGCTGCTTAGAGTGATTGGCAGCCCAGACCCTTACGGTAAACAAACCGACGGCATGGGCGGCGCAACATCTAGCACCAGTAAAACGGCGATCCTTGCCAAGAGTAACAAGGCCGATCATGATGTCGATTACCTGTTTGGCCAAGTCGCTATCGACAGGCCCTTTGTCGATTGGAGTGGCAACTGCGGCAACTTAACCGCAGCGGTTGGTTCATTTGCCATTAGTAACGGTTTAGTCGATAACAGCCGCATACCAGACAATGGCATTAGCGTAGTGCGTATTTGGCAAAAAAATATCGGTAAAACCATCATCGCCCACGTACCCATCACCAATGGTAAAGTACAAGAAACCGGTGATTTTGAGCTCGATGGTGTCACGTTCCCCGCAGCTGAGGTGCAAGTTGAGTTTTTAGACCCAGCCGATGGCGATGGCGCCATGTTTCCAACAGGCAACTTGGTTGATGAATTAATCGTGCCAACCGATGTTGTCCCGAGTGGCGTTTTACAAGCCACCATGATCAACGCAGGTATTCCCACCGTGTTTATCAATGCGGCAGAACTGGGTTACACAGGCGCAGAGCTACAAGAAGCGATTAATGGCGATGCAAGCGTGCTTGCCATGTTTGAGGTTATTCGTGCCCACGGCGCAGTGCAGATGGGGCTAATTAACCATATTGATGAGGCCGCAAACCGCCAACATACCCCAAAAGTGGCGATAGTTGCCGCGCCGATTGATTACACCTCATCGAGTGGCAAGGTGATAGACAAAAACACTATCGACTTAAATGTACGCGCGCTGTCTATGGGTAAACTGCACCATGCTATGATGGGCACCGCTGCCGTCGCTATTGGCACCGCCGCCGCTATTCCGGGCACACTAGTCAGCTTGGCAGCAGGCGAGGGACTGAGTAATGCCGTTAACCCTGGCTTTGTCACCTTTGGTCATCCATCTGGCACACTTAAAGTGGGCGCCGAGGCGAGCCAAGTCGATGGTCAGTGGCAAGTTAATAAGGCGGTGATGAGTCGCAGCGCCCGCGTACTCATGGAAGGTTGGGTGAGAGTGCCTGCGGATACGTTTTAA
- a CDS encoding YkgJ family cysteine cluster protein → MNIDVKEITDPVINPEVTCSNCQACCCRLEVMIVTDTGVPDEHITVDEYGAETMLRLDDGWCSAVDRDTLMCTIYENRPWICRLFEMGSYECISERKELL, encoded by the coding sequence ATGAACATTGACGTAAAAGAGATAACTGATCCTGTGATCAACCCAGAAGTGACCTGCTCAAACTGCCAAGCATGTTGTTGTCGTTTAGAAGTGATGATAGTGACCGATACAGGCGTACCCGATGAACACATCACGGTTGACGAGTACGGCGCAGAAACTATGCTGCGTTTAGATGACGGCTGGTGCTCAGCAGTCGATAGAGACACTTTAATGTGTACTATTTACGAAAACCGCCCATGGATCTGCCGCCTGTTTGAGATGGGCTCCTATGAGTGCATCAGTGAGCGTAAAGAGCTGCTTTAA
- a CDS encoding class I SAM-dependent methyltransferase: MPATQNLHATTNFYNTHADKLAGQYDSKTFVEVHDSWIDHLADIFASHAKQKQVPLGKYKGLVNALDIGAGSGRDAKYLAEQTSPNQSVVVYAVEPANQLAAIGQSVTQDLNVTWLQDSLPELNLLPELSSLTKRDGLAKIGRQDKTNLTFDLILLSAIWMHIPESQRLSSLTRLAQLLEPQGKLIITLRHGPSGDERVMHQVSIQELKTLSKKLGLSIIGCSTAEHDKLGRTEVYWETVVLQTAVNLTPASQALDVPSDGKVR; encoded by the coding sequence GTGCCCGCTACGCAAAACTTACACGCCACAACAAACTTCTATAATACCCATGCTGATAAACTTGCAGGTCAATATGACTCTAAAACCTTTGTAGAGGTTCACGATAGTTGGATTGACCATTTAGCCGATATTTTTGCCTCGCACGCTAAACAGAAGCAAGTACCTTTGGGTAAATATAAGGGCTTAGTCAATGCACTCGATATTGGTGCTGGCTCGGGGCGTGATGCTAAATATCTGGCGGAACAAACGAGTCCAAATCAAAGCGTTGTTGTATATGCCGTAGAGCCCGCAAATCAACTCGCAGCGATAGGTCAGAGTGTTACTCAAGATTTAAATGTGACTTGGCTACAAGATTCACTGCCTGAGCTCAATTTATTGCCTGAGCTCAGCTCATTAACTAAAAGAGATGGGTTAGCCAAAATAGGGAGGCAGGATAAAACCAATCTAACATTTGACCTCATTCTGCTCAGCGCAATATGGATGCACATTCCTGAGTCACAGCGATTATCATCGCTTACTCGATTGGCACAGCTACTTGAACCTCAAGGTAAGCTGATTATCACCTTACGTCACGGACCGAGTGGTGATGAACGAGTGATGCATCAGGTCAGTATCCAAGAGCTTAAGACATTAAGCAAAAAACTTGGTTTATCGATTATCGGCTGTTCCACAGCAGAGCACGACAAGCTAGGCAGAACCGAGGTGTATTGGGAGACTGTCGTATTGCAAACCGCAGTAAATTTGACACCCGCGAGCCAAGCGCTTGATGTTCCATCAGATGGAAAAGTAAGATGA
- a CDS encoding HNH endonuclease yields the protein MSLKLPYQADAQLQVDFIAYLQRLLVEGDFVATYKFALLHALADICIERPLHSDVTANLHDALDSVITIDELVVKFIELYWQHSLPYNGENNSPFILLQNSGAQSALIQSLAVFRSQGVRTVGQLKQHADWNKLVSKTRSTFKQGPLWRLQLLAGKEECFYYQHDTSIKYIQLKPGIAFCFRRFYDLVVSLSRTHWTQKVSAFPANYAAIGGYGNLSDFLFGSDRSSIISARPVFEEIQQGKCFYCNKPLKDEGSHKGEVDHFIPWARYPNDLGHNFVLAHSACNNAKRDHLAAQRHKDRWHEQNIIRNEKLITTELSKYFVCESSRSEAIAAWAYQLALQGESSLWLTGKQFESVIPPESGLNALSSGKTVIY from the coding sequence ATGAGCCTAAAACTACCCTATCAAGCCGATGCTCAACTCCAAGTTGATTTTATCGCATATTTACAACGTTTATTAGTGGAAGGGGACTTTGTCGCCACTTATAAATTTGCACTGCTGCATGCGCTTGCCGATATCTGCATCGAGCGGCCACTGCACAGTGATGTGACCGCAAATTTACATGATGCATTAGATAGTGTCATTACAATCGATGAGTTAGTCGTTAAGTTCATTGAGCTCTATTGGCAGCACTCGCTGCCTTATAACGGCGAGAATAATAGTCCCTTTATTCTTTTACAAAATTCCGGAGCACAATCAGCGTTAATCCAAAGTCTGGCAGTGTTTCGGAGCCAAGGTGTACGCACGGTAGGTCAATTAAAGCAGCATGCTGATTGGAACAAGTTAGTCAGCAAGACCCGCAGCACCTTTAAACAAGGACCGCTTTGGCGATTACAGCTTCTTGCTGGCAAAGAGGAATGCTTTTATTACCAACACGACACGTCGATAAAGTATATTCAGCTAAAACCTGGCATCGCGTTTTGCTTTAGGCGCTTTTACGATCTCGTGGTGTCACTTTCAAGAACCCATTGGACACAGAAAGTCAGCGCTTTTCCTGCAAATTATGCGGCAATAGGTGGCTACGGCAACTTGTCAGACTTTCTGTTTGGCAGTGATCGCAGCTCGATTATTAGCGCAAGACCTGTATTTGAAGAGATCCAGCAAGGTAAGTGTTTCTATTGTAATAAACCGCTTAAAGATGAGGGCAGCCACAAGGGAGAAGTGGATCACTTTATCCCTTGGGCGCGATATCCAAACGATCTCGGGCATAACTTTGTGCTAGCTCATAGTGCTTGCAACAATGCCAAACGCGATCACTTAGCGGCGCAAAGACACAAAGATCGCTGGCATGAACAAAACATTATTCGAAATGAAAAACTGATCACAACTGAACTGAGCAAGTACTTTGTCTGCGAAAGTAGCCGTTCAGAGGCCATTGCTGCATGGGCTTATCAGTTAGCGTTGCAAGGCGAATCGTCCCTGTGGTTAACAGGTAAGCAGTTTGAATCAGTAATTCCTCCAGAATCTGGGCTGAACGCCTTATCGTCGGGAAAAACGGTCATTTATTAA
- a CDS encoding PKD domain-containing protein, translating into MRLRLLFVNLVLYICSANVGASDSFSFTEIANTKTDFVTASQFATAFGMNNSGEVVFNVEFQDGTAAIYKATDIDLTSNLTLTLIRQSFAGHIPANSSYGIGINDEGTIAFNEFLGQYKQIFTGTNEPFVSLADTPSYYTTATDINNSGQVAFSTQDELVVTDGVNIVSELMPSINVRGSAVINDNGEAAVCVALSEPPNFIEAIRLNVDNSLHRYSLGTRADFGNPNYQLGFNNSGNISYSANGYSTDGHAIKKIGLITSEGNLSLVDTHAGFIRFFDNTSLNDFNQVLFAANKTDSGSIGGLYLVDSSGEPPITVIETGDIISGKQIVSLTVGSSTAISTSSLNNLGQIVFAAQVIDIGTTELYSALFRAEALSVYNESVDGDLPESYDVNLTMKPGANTIIGTNSIGDSGDSAPVMIDWDWLTVTIPPEYQLSAVNVEYSNLDATGSILGLEAYLAFYNLASEQVELQPNFPQEPVSVLDAALPLAAGEYQFQMTSQASFSPPFNASYDYKIEFILVSATDGLPIANAGEDQTARLGDTIILDGTSSFDDNTPTESLGYNWSFSSLPSGSTVSLTQANSANPSFVIDAFGEYTVELIVTDNLHQSSMADSVLISTHNLAPTSVAGADQLVIVNTLVSLDGSASYDPELDDMTFSWSVISTPSGSNASFTDTDTMFPSLIPDMEGSYELQLVTGDHLGLGTPDNVTIFAALPEEYVEIEVMHASADAVSLEQVEITTDGNQQAMLNFLSQAVLAIDSSDSEEAIVKLEQAISRVDGCALRGVPDNKGKGRDWVVTCDAQADIYMSLTNALEALVQMQ; encoded by the coding sequence ATGAGATTACGATTATTATTTGTTAATTTAGTACTATATATATGCTCTGCTAACGTTGGAGCATCCGACTCGTTCTCTTTCACAGAAATTGCAAACACCAAAACTGATTTTGTTACCGCTTCCCAGTTTGCAACTGCATTTGGAATGAATAATAGTGGTGAAGTGGTATTTAATGTTGAATTTCAAGATGGAACAGCAGCAATCTACAAAGCTACAGACATAGATCTAACATCTAATTTAACCCTAACTTTAATTAGACAGAGCTTCGCTGGCCATATACCGGCCAATAGCAGTTATGGGATAGGAATAAATGATGAAGGTACTATTGCATTTAATGAGTTTTTAGGACAGTACAAACAGATATTTACAGGAACAAACGAGCCATTTGTCTCACTGGCAGATACACCAAGCTATTATACTACCGCTACTGACATCAATAATTCAGGCCAAGTCGCATTTAGTACTCAAGATGAATTGGTTGTCACCGACGGTGTAAATATTGTGAGTGAGCTAATGCCTTCCATCAACGTTCGCGGCTCAGCAGTCATCAATGACAATGGTGAAGCTGCTGTTTGCGTTGCACTATCTGAACCGCCTAACTTTATTGAGGCTATTAGGCTTAATGTTGACAATTCATTACATCGCTACTCACTTGGTACTAGAGCCGACTTTGGAAATCCAAATTATCAATTAGGATTTAATAATTCTGGAAATATTAGTTATTCAGCTAATGGATATTCAACTGATGGACACGCAATTAAGAAAATAGGGCTAATTACATCTGAGGGAAACTTGAGTTTAGTCGATACCCATGCTGGATTCATTCGTTTTTTTGATAACACGTCTTTAAATGATTTTAATCAAGTTCTATTTGCTGCAAACAAAACTGATAGCGGAAGTATCGGCGGCTTATACTTAGTTGACTCATCTGGCGAACCACCAATCACAGTCATAGAAACTGGGGATATAATTAGTGGTAAGCAGATCGTTTCTTTAACAGTTGGTAGTAGTACTGCTATTTCAACTTCATCGCTCAACAATTTAGGCCAAATTGTTTTTGCTGCCCAAGTAATAGATATTGGAACAACAGAGCTCTACAGTGCCCTCTTTCGCGCAGAAGCGCTATCGGTCTACAATGAGTCCGTAGATGGTGACCTACCTGAGTCCTATGACGTTAACTTAACAATGAAACCAGGGGCCAATACTATTATTGGTACCAACTCAATCGGAGACTCTGGTGATAGTGCTCCCGTAATGATAGATTGGGATTGGTTAACAGTTACAATTCCTCCCGAGTATCAGCTTTCAGCAGTCAATGTTGAGTATTCTAACCTAGATGCCACTGGAAGTATTTTGGGGTTAGAGGCATACCTTGCTTTTTACAATCTAGCATCTGAACAGGTTGAATTACAGCCTAACTTCCCGCAAGAGCCAGTTTCAGTGTTAGACGCTGCCTTGCCCTTAGCGGCTGGAGAATATCAATTTCAGATGACTTCTCAAGCCTCATTCTCCCCTCCTTTTAACGCCTCATACGATTATAAAATTGAATTTATTCTGGTGTCTGCTACTGATGGACTACCGATTGCAAATGCAGGAGAAGACCAAACTGCTAGGCTAGGTGATACGATAATTTTAGATGGTACATCATCTTTTGATGACAATACTCCAACAGAGTCACTCGGGTATAATTGGTCATTTTCATCATTACCCTCTGGCAGCACTGTTTCACTAACGCAGGCTAATAGTGCTAATCCGAGCTTTGTAATCGATGCCTTCGGTGAATATACAGTTGAGTTAATTGTGACTGACAACTTGCACCAATCAAGTATGGCGGATTCAGTGCTTATTAGTACTCACAACCTTGCACCAACCTCTGTAGCTGGGGCAGACCAGCTTGTAATAGTTAATACTTTGGTCTCACTTGATGGCAGCGCTAGCTATGATCCGGAACTGGATGACATGACCTTCTCTTGGTCTGTAATCTCAACTCCCTCTGGTAGTAATGCTAGTTTTACTGATACAGATACTATGTTCCCATCGTTAATTCCTGATATGGAAGGTTCATATGAATTACAGTTGGTTACTGGTGATCACCTTGGTCTAGGTACTCCCGATAATGTGACTATTTTTGCAGCACTACCAGAAGAGTATGTAGAGATAGAGGTGATGCATGCCAGTGCCGATGCAGTAAGCCTCGAACAAGTTGAGATAACTACCGATGGTAACCAACAAGCTATGCTCAACTTCCTATCCCAAGCCGTACTCGCCATAGATAGCAGTGATTCCGAGGAAGCGATTGTAAAACTGGAACAAGCAATTTCGCGAGTTGATGGTTGTGCATTACGTGGTGTCCCTGATAATAAAGGCAAAGGCCGTGACTGGGTTGTAACCTGTGATGCGCAAGCCGATATATATATGTCACTTACAAATGCTTTAGAGGCCTTAGTACAAATGCAATAA
- a CDS encoding LuxR C-terminal-related transcriptional regulator, whose product MNAEQLAHLLELLHANTFTEDNFNPMLDELRRVTNSGIALLVENPENQSLNLSLSDGNNGTSQLMDEYAHALAQDPYYHYVNQFPHGQLVTLSSEVYKQIQSHPVGEYYKYVDSRYICGALIKTQNSNIAFAVNRGRHQGDYDIEEIGLLKQLIPHIKVVTENRNQLSFLKNRMANIIQALELSGQAVGIISQTGALIHCSAPFYDALLEHNLLAPGMGRFRFRSHRHHDWLEHTIKKVSLYQNHQHQTLRLSTEPLIDIELTMLQSLDKEPLFLLNLKTAATIPQWWQLVYSFTPKELVLIDKLLSGLTLPEAAEQLHVSHNTVRTHLHHILSKMHCTSQNQLLVKLLSNH is encoded by the coding sequence ATGAACGCCGAACAGCTCGCCCATCTACTTGAACTGCTTCATGCAAACACATTCACGGAAGATAATTTTAACCCTATGCTAGATGAATTGAGGCGTGTAACAAACAGCGGTATTGCTTTGCTAGTCGAAAATCCTGAAAATCAGTCTTTAAATTTATCTCTCTCAGATGGAAACAACGGCACTTCTCAGCTGATGGATGAGTATGCCCATGCCTTAGCCCAAGACCCATATTACCATTATGTAAACCAATTTCCTCATGGGCAGCTTGTTACACTTAGCTCAGAAGTTTATAAACAGATTCAATCTCATCCCGTGGGGGAATACTACAAATATGTTGATAGTCGATACATCTGCGGGGCACTCATCAAAACGCAAAACTCAAACATTGCTTTTGCCGTCAATCGAGGGCGACATCAAGGTGATTATGACATCGAAGAAATTGGTTTGCTAAAGCAGCTAATCCCCCACATCAAGGTGGTCACCGAAAATAGAAATCAATTAAGCTTTTTGAAAAACCGCATGGCCAATATTATACAAGCATTGGAACTTTCTGGTCAGGCTGTTGGCATCATCAGTCAAACTGGAGCATTGATCCATTGCTCTGCGCCATTTTACGATGCGCTGCTAGAACACAATTTGCTGGCACCAGGCATGGGCCGATTCCGGTTTCGTTCGCATCGTCACCATGATTGGTTAGAACACACCATTAAGAAGGTCTCCCTCTATCAAAATCATCAACATCAGACTTTAAGATTATCCACCGAGCCACTAATTGATATAGAGCTGACAATGTTGCAGTCGCTGGACAAAGAACCTTTATTTTTGCTGAACTTAAAAACTGCAGCCACTATCCCCCAGTGGTGGCAGTTAGTGTACAGTTTTACTCCTAAAGAATTGGTGCTTATTGACAAACTATTAAGTGGCTTGACTCTGCCAGAGGCAGCGGAACAATTACATGTCAGCCACAATACAGTACGTACCCACCTTCACCACATTCTAAGCAAAATGCATTGCACCTCACAAAACCAGTTATTAGTGAAATTATTGTCTAACCACTAG
- a CDS encoding transposase: MARPRSTLVSVEDTPFYHCTSRCVRKSWLTGVDKYTGQSYEHRRDWVESRLLELASVFAIDVSAYAVMSNHLHLVLRVDIFEANSWTDREVVEHWHQLFKGTDITQKFTKGEVIESVEVSSLKHSIAQYRGRLSDISWFMRALNEPIARMANKEDNCTGRFWEGRFKSQALLGEAAVLACMAYVDLNPVRAKMADNLEQSDHTSIQLRIKSALNGEQPSTLLPFVGNERKDMPKGLMFSAKDYLQLVDDTGRVIRNDKRGAISATSLKVLQRLNIPQANWIKLTSGFSRLFKGPVGTLEELDAYCEHLERKRRQGAANCRRWLDSA, translated from the coding sequence ATGGCCAGACCAAGAAGCACGTTAGTTAGCGTGGAAGACACTCCTTTTTACCACTGCACATCTAGATGCGTGCGAAAATCCTGGCTGACTGGCGTCGATAAATATACGGGCCAGTCTTATGAGCATCGTCGTGATTGGGTTGAATCAAGACTCCTTGAGTTAGCAAGTGTCTTTGCAATAGACGTAAGCGCTTATGCGGTGATGTCCAATCACCTTCATTTGGTGCTGAGGGTGGATATTTTTGAAGCGAACAGTTGGACGGATAGAGAAGTAGTAGAGCACTGGCACCAACTGTTTAAAGGCACCGACATTACTCAAAAATTCACCAAAGGTGAGGTCATTGAAAGTGTTGAAGTTAGCAGTCTAAAACATTCGATTGCTCAATACCGAGGTCGATTAAGTGACATATCTTGGTTTATGCGAGCACTCAATGAGCCCATTGCTCGCATGGCCAATAAAGAAGATAACTGCACAGGTCGTTTCTGGGAAGGAAGGTTCAAATCTCAAGCTTTGCTTGGTGAAGCAGCCGTCCTGGCTTGCATGGCTTATGTTGACCTTAATCCAGTTCGCGCAAAAATGGCTGATAACCTAGAGCAATCAGACCACACGAGTATTCAGCTTAGAATCAAATCTGCCCTAAATGGTGAGCAACCCAGTACGTTACTGCCTTTTGTTGGTAACGAACGCAAGGATATGCCAAAAGGGCTGATGTTCAGTGCCAAAGATTACCTGCAACTGGTTGATGATACGGGGAGGGTAATTCGAAATGATAAGCGTGGGGCTATAAGCGCTACCTCTTTGAAAGTACTCCAAAGGCTTAATATTCCACAAGCAAACTGGATTAAACTCACGAGTGGTTTTAGTCGATTATTCAAAGGTCCAGTCGGCACGCTTGAAGAGCTCGATGCTTACTGCGAACACCTAGAGCGTAAACGAAGGCAAGGCGCCGCTAATTGTCGACGATGGTTAGATAGCGCTTAG
- a CDS encoding EF-hand domain-containing protein encodes MTDICQEELKENFDYFDTDGDGSIVLSEFKDLLLALEAIEPGESVEIGFNAIDLDGSGSIDFEEFCEWFNSQ; translated from the coding sequence ATGACTGATATATGCCAAGAAGAGCTCAAAGAAAATTTCGACTATTTTGATACGGATGGAGATGGCAGTATCGTACTTTCTGAGTTCAAAGACCTTTTACTCGCCCTAGAGGCGATTGAACCAGGTGAAAGCGTCGAGATAGGTTTTAACGCAATAGACTTAGATGGCAGCGGCAGTATCGATTTCGAAGAATTTTGTGAATGGTTCAACAGCCAATAA
- a CDS encoding TetR/AcrR family transcriptional regulator, whose protein sequence is MTRSEQKRLAIINAAKEEFIHHGFIAANMDRICTTAEVSKRTLYRHYESKEKLFESVLTIIQASIDETLTYPFNPELSLYEQLKAITYLEVDTLYNICGMALARTILLEFLRQPDMARKLVTTIYSTKAVTHWFSAAMDSGKLKQTDLRIITNVYTSLFQGELFWPQVIRQSPIPEGKELEEKVETVVMVVLRAFEA, encoded by the coding sequence ATGACACGCTCAGAGCAGAAACGTCTGGCCATTATTAATGCCGCCAAAGAAGAGTTCATTCATCATGGATTTATCGCGGCGAACATGGATAGGATCTGCACGACGGCAGAGGTCTCAAAGCGCACGCTATACCGGCATTATGAGAGCAAAGAAAAGTTATTTGAATCGGTGTTGACCATCATTCAAGCTTCGATTGATGAAACGTTAACTTATCCATTCAATCCTGAACTCAGTCTATATGAGCAGTTGAAAGCCATAACTTACCTAGAGGTAGATACTCTCTACAATATCTGTGGCATGGCACTAGCACGTACCATTTTGCTGGAATTTTTACGCCAACCCGATATGGCGCGAAAATTGGTGACCACCATCTATAGCACCAAAGCTGTGACACACTGGTTTAGCGCCGCAATGGATTCTGGAAAACTGAAGCAGACGGATCTTAGAATCATCACCAATGTTTACACTAGCTTGTTCCAAGGGGAGTTGTTTTGGCCGCAAGTGATAAGGCAATCGCCTATCCCTGAAGGGAAAGAGTTAGAAGAGAAAGTAGAAACCGTTGTGATGGTGGTATTAAGGGCATTTGAAGCCTAA